A genome region from Chiloscyllium plagiosum isolate BGI_BamShark_2017 unplaced genomic scaffold, ASM401019v2 scaf_14384, whole genome shotgun sequence includes the following:
- the LOC122548076 gene encoding uncharacterized protein LOC122548076, with protein sequence MPGCPGAEPHPCSSPSVSLQEELSNNSELIHAYRQHMTEGNTLSNIELYWNSYNSRRDLEIDRVGAGTLKCPVMLVVGDHAPHEDAVVRDSRLPKRVPSPPPQPRGARRPPGEKRRRGIWATDRASGPGSGRPREGMAGGIPASIAGRNGAYERDEGVSHAFSQTASGLGGCVGGGGWVVREWSQRDTQHGNRPFGTARPSPPARSGPMSLRDLPGQRWRSRDDLMEVYNIT encoded by the exons ATGCCGGGATGTCCCGGAGCAGAGCCTCATCCCTGTTcctccccctctgtctctctgcagGAGGAACTCTCCAACAACTCGGAGTTGATCCACGCCTACCGCCAACACATGACTGAAGGAAACACCTTGAGCAACATcgaactgtattggaacagctacAACAG TCGCCGTGACCTGGAGATAGACCGCGTCGGCGCAGGAACTCTCAA GTGCCCTGTCATGCTGGTGGTCGGAGATCATGCCCCTCACGAGGACGCCGTGGTACGTGACTCCCGTCTCCCGAAACGCGTACCCAGCCCACCCCCTCAACCCCGCGGGGCACGACGCCCGCCCGGAGAGAAACGGCGCAGGGGGATCTGGGCGACCGACCGAGCCTCGGGACCAGGGAGTGGGCGCCCGCGCGAGGGGATGGCGGGTGGGATTCCAGCCTCAATCGCTGGAAGGAATGGAGCGTATGAGCGCGACGAAGGGGTTTCCCACGCTTTCAGTCAGACCGCCAGTGGGTTGGgagggtgtgtggggggggggggttgggtggtgagggaatggagtCAGCGAgacacacagcacggaaacagacctttcggcacTGCTCGGCCCTCCCCACCTGCCAGGTCCGGGCCCATGTCCCTCCGAGATTTACCGGGGCAGCGTTGGAGGTCGAGGGatgacctgatggaggtttataatatcacGTAG